From Candidatus Eremiobacteraceae bacterium, the proteins below share one genomic window:
- a CDS encoding AI-2E family transporter: MVHLTADDRLTRNLKIVALTLCSLCLLVAAGIVLRRVLPVVVVLIGATFFAYLVYPPIDWLQKRRWPRWLAISTVYMLLIIVFGGIFAFIGPRIAIEMRALGRDFPGLLMQTRAAIVGANNNLLDAVPLEARETAVNVIDQLVLQLQTAVGAFAGQALSIALSVASVITGLIIIPVLAAYILLDLDRLRNMAIQFVTERRRQMVLDVLADIDSVLSGFIRGQIIVGSIVALIVTIMLLLLHVKYALLIGIFAGVTDIIPYVGAIAGAIPAVLIALFTNGPLSMFVVALGFLAMYEVEGHFIAPAVVGQRVGLSPLLVIVSILMGAELGGVLGMFVAVPIAGTVRVLAKRFLGRPDTIAAQDAGLVTVPTAATEEITAILP, translated from the coding sequence ATGGTTCATTTGACCGCTGACGACCGTCTGACGCGCAATCTCAAGATCGTCGCGCTGACGCTCTGCAGCCTCTGCCTGCTTGTCGCGGCGGGCATCGTGCTTAGGCGCGTCTTGCCGGTGGTGGTCGTGCTCATCGGCGCGACATTTTTCGCCTATCTCGTCTACCCGCCGATCGATTGGCTGCAGAAACGCCGCTGGCCCCGTTGGCTCGCGATCTCCACGGTCTATATGCTCTTGATCATCGTCTTCGGCGGGATCTTCGCTTTCATCGGGCCGCGCATCGCTATCGAGATGCGCGCGCTCGGCCGCGACTTCCCGGGGCTGCTCATGCAGACGCGCGCCGCGATCGTCGGCGCGAACAACAATCTCTTGGACGCCGTGCCGCTCGAAGCGAGGGAGACCGCGGTCAACGTCATCGACCAGCTCGTCCTACAGCTTCAGACCGCCGTTGGGGCCTTTGCGGGTCAGGCGCTCTCGATCGCGTTGAGCGTGGCATCGGTCATCACAGGACTCATCATCATCCCGGTACTTGCGGCGTACATCTTGCTCGACCTCGACCGCTTGCGCAATATGGCCATCCAGTTCGTCACGGAGCGCAGGCGGCAGATGGTGCTGGACGTGCTGGCCGACATTGATTCGGTGCTCAGCGGTTTTATCCGCGGTCAGATCATCGTCGGCTCGATCGTGGCGCTCATCGTCACGATCATGCTTCTTCTGCTGCACGTCAAATACGCGCTCTTGATCGGTATCTTCGCGGGCGTCACCGACATCATTCCGTATGTCGGTGCGATCGCGGGAGCGATTCCCGCCGTACTTATCGCGCTCTTCACGAACGGCCCGCTCTCGATGTTCGTCGTAGCGCTCGGCTTCCTCGCGATGTACGAAGTTGAAGGCCACTTCATCGCGCCCGCCGTGGTGGGTCAGCGCGTTGGATTGTCGCCGCTGCTGGTGATCGTCTCAATCCTTATGGGCGCGGAATTGGGAGGCGTGCTCGGTATGTTCGTCGCCGTGCCTATCGCCGGCACCGTGCGCGTTCTCGCGAAGCGATTCTTAGGGCGGCCGGACACCATCGCGGCGCAAGATGCGGGCTTGGTAACGGTACCAACAGCAGCGACCGAAGAGATCACCGCCATTCTGCCGTAG